TGCGGCCAAGGCCGCCCAGGCGCGTCAGGCGGATCAATAGCCGGACTGAATTGCAGGCATGAAAAAACCCGGCATGCCGGGTTTTTTCTTGTCGCGATTTATTGCGGTGACGTATCCAGTGGCTCCGGAGTCGGCACAGGCACGGTCTCGACTTTGTCCACGTCTTTCTGGATCTGATCCAGCAGCGAACCTGGCTTGGCCGGTTTTTCCGGTTTTGGCTGTTCGGCGTTCTGGGTCGGGTCGGTCACGGTCGTGCCGCTGTCCTTGCCCATGATGGCTTCATCGCGGCTTACGCCCGGCATGAAATCACCCGACAGGCTGACAAGCTGATCATTGGCATTGAAGATAACGCTGATGCGTTCTTGTTGCCGCTCACCGCCACCTGGCTGCAAGCTGTACAGGTAATCCCAGCGATCGGCATGGAACGTGTCGGTCAGCAGGGGGTTGCCCATGATAAACCGTACTTGCCGACGGGTCATTCCCGGGCGTAACTGGTCTATCATGTCCTGCGTGACGACATTGCCCTGCTGGATGTCGATTTTGTAAACCCCGGGGAATGAACAACCGGCGAGTGCGAGCAGTCCCACGAAGGTGAAACTGGTTAGCAAGAGCTTGGTGTTTTGCATCGGTGGGCGACTTCCACTATCTTGGCTGGGACAACGTAAACGCCGATCATACCCGCAATAAGAGAAGCTGCGAAGCAGCATCGCGAGAAAGCTGACCATGGTTGAAAATAGCGAACTACGCAAAGCCGGCCTCAAAGTGACCCTGCCAAGGGTCAAGATTCTGCAAATGCTCGATTCCGCAGAGCAACGCCACATGAGTGCCGAAGACGTCTACAAGGCGCTCATGGAAGCTGGCGAGGACGTCGGTCTGGCCACGGTTTACCGTGTTCTGACTCAGTTCGAAGCTGCGGGGCTGGTGGCTCGTCATAATTTTGATGGCGGTCATGCTGTCTTTGAATTGGCTGACGGTGAACACCATGACCATATGGTGGATGTGGAAACCCGTGAAGTTATCGAGTTCGTCAGTCCTGAAATCGAGAAGCTGCAAAAAGCGATTGCTGAGGAGTATGGTTTCGAGCTGATCGATCACCATCTCGTCTTGCACGTGCGCAAGCGCAAATAAGCTCGTCGCGGGATTTAAATACTCCCAAAACGAAAGAAGGCGACCCTCGGGTCGCCTTCTTGCTTTGCGGTGTCCTTTAGATTTTTGCCGCGATCACCATTTTCTTGGCGTGCGCCAAGGACTCCTTGGTCAGGTCGATGCCCCCCAGCATCCGCGCCACTTCTTCCACGCGTTCATGCTTGTTGAGCTTGGACACGGCGGTGCGAGTAGCGTCTTCACCGCGCACCTTGTGCACAAACAGGTGCTGGTGTCCCTGGGCTGCGACCTGGGGCAGGTGGGTAACGGTCAGGACCTGGCCGCGTTCGCCCAGCCTGCGGAGCAATTGGCCGACAATTTCCGCTGTCGGACCGCCGATCCCTACGTCCACTTCGTCAAATACCAATGTAGGTACTCGTGAGGTTTGTGCGGTGATGACCTGGATAGCCAGGCTGATGCGTGACAGCTCGCCCCCGGACGCCACTTTGGCCAGCGCCTTGAGCGGCTGCCCGGGGTTGGCGCTGACCAGCAGCTCGACCTGTTCCAGTCCGTTGGGCAGGAGTTCGTCGCCGGCGTTGGGGTGCAGCTCGATGGTAAAACGCCCGCCTGGCATGCCCAGCCGCTGGATTTCCTGCTCCACGGCATTGGCCAGCCCTGTCGCGGCCTGGCGGCGCAGTTGGCTGAGCTCAGTGGCTTTTTCCTGATAATGACGCGCGTAGGACGCCAGTTCGTCGCCGAGGCGCTCGATGGATTCATCATTGGCGTTCAGGGTTTCAAGTTCTTCCAGCAGGCGTTGCTGCAGCTCGACGACATCGGTCGGCTGGACGCGGTGCTTGCGGGCGAGCGTGTAAATGGTATCCAGGCGTTCTTCGAGGTATTGCAGGCGTGCCGGGTCGGCGTCGAAATGATCGAGGAACCGGTTCAGCTCGCCGACGGCTTCCTCGACCTGTATCTGTGCGCTGGTCAGCAGGTTCGTTGCTTCGTTCAGGGCGCCTA
This genomic interval from Pseudomonas alvandae contains the following:
- the recN gene encoding DNA repair protein RecN; translation: MLVHLSVHNYAIVEHLDLELDRGMSVITGETGAGKSIMLDALGLTLGDRADSGVVRPGADKADILATFDLIDIPEASTWLAERDLDTDGLCILRRVITAEGRSRGYINGTPCPLGDLKALGELLIDIHSQHEHQSLLKTDTHRRLLDEYAGATDLARQVQLAAQRWRQTRQELDRLSNSGDEQRARHQLLSYQLEELENLALGENELEELEQEHKNLTNAEALLGICRQVVEQCSESDSGNVLNALTASLNRLSSVSNSVGALNEATNLLTSAQIQVEEAVGELNRFLDHFDADPARLQYLEERLDTIYTLARKHRVQPTDVVELQQRLLEELETLNANDESIERLGDELASYARHYQEKATELSQLRRQAATGLANAVEQEIQRLGMPGGRFTIELHPNAGDELLPNGLEQVELLVSANPGQPLKALAKVASGGELSRISLAIQVITAQTSRVPTLVFDEVDVGIGGPTAEIVGQLLRRLGERGQVLTVTHLPQVAAQGHQHLFVHKVRGEDATRTAVSKLNKHERVEEVARMLGGIDLTKESLAHAKKMVIAAKI
- the fur gene encoding ferric iron uptake transcriptional regulator; translated protein: MVENSELRKAGLKVTLPRVKILQMLDSAEQRHMSAEDVYKALMEAGEDVGLATVYRVLTQFEAAGLVARHNFDGGHAVFELADGEHHDHMVDVETREVIEFVSPEIEKLQKAIAEEYGFELIDHHLVLHVRKRK
- a CDS encoding outer membrane protein assembly factor BamE — protein: MQNTKLLLTSFTFVGLLALAGCSFPGVYKIDIQQGNVVTQDMIDQLRPGMTRRQVRFIMGNPLLTDTFHADRWDYLYSLQPGGGERQQERISVIFNANDQLVSLSGDFMPGVSRDEAIMGKDSGTTVTDPTQNAEQPKPEKPAKPGSLLDQIQKDVDKVETVPVPTPEPLDTSPQ